TGTAAGCTGCGCCAAACCCACCAACACCAAGCTTCTTGCCTAGACTGCGGCTCTTAAGTGTTGGTGCCATTTCCTTGATCCAATCCTCGGTCGTTTGCGTTATCTGGGGAGCCACCGCTCCTTCCAGTTGACTGAGAATTTGACCAGCCAGGTCAAAGTTTTGGTCGGAAATCGCCTTCTTGAAATCGGCAATCAACTGCTTCACTTTGGGACCACGCTTGGTGTCTTGAAGCGATTTCTGAATTGGCCCGGCGAGATCATTGAGCGACGATAGACCGACCTTCACCTCGGACGGTTTCTTTTCAGTTTTGACTGGCTGCAGTTGATTCAGGAGCAATGCCAGATCGCGCAGCGATTGCTTGGCCATCTCAAAACTGCGGCTGCGCAGGTCGACCTGAAACTTGGCAACCAGGTTCGAGAGATCAGCCTTTCGTTGCGGATACTGGCCGCTCGCTTCGCCAATTCTCGGCATCAAAGCCTTTAGCTTCTCCATGAGCTGAGGGGTCAGGTCGAACTCAGGGGCATTAGGAACTTCCGGTTCAAGAGTCTGGCTTGTTGACTGCTGATCAACGGTTGGCTCGACCGGACGGTTCTTCTCATCGAGTTGCTGAATTCGCTCGTTTTTCAGCCTGTTCTCTTCCGAGTCATCCTTACTGCTCGCTCCGATCTCAGCCCCATTGTCTTCCGGAAGTGGCATTTTCTCGAGCACTTCATCGGGGATGTCGTCGTTGATCTCGACGATACTGGCAACTACCTCGTAGCGAGCCTTGAGAGTTAGCTTGGTCGATTCCGTAATGAATTTGCGAAGCTTCATCTCGGTGACCGAGGGAATCTCCAGCACCTGAAAGACGAGGCCAGCATCATTGGTGGGGTCGAGTTTTACGACACCTTGAAATGCGGCGTTGCCCCCATTCTTTTTCTTCGACTCCTGGACCTCGTTCGGTTTGATGGGCTTTTTACTGACGATCAGGTCCAGTGGATTCGCCCCCTTGGCGATTGCCGCAAAATTGCGGGGCCTCTTCCGGGCACTTTGCAGAGACTTGGCCAATTCCTTGTTTACTTCTTGATTCTCTCCAGCCATATGACCTCGATGAAACGCCTTGCCTAAAAGGAGATACTGCTAAAAACAACGATGGAAGAGGACGAGCGCCCGCCTGAAAAAACTACACCTCAAAGAGCAAGAAAAAACGCCACAGAGGGTGTAGACCGCCACTGCGTTTGACTGACCAGGGCATGCTAGAACGAGGCAAATGTTATTTGCAATCCATTCTTGTGAGGGGCTGGAGCCACTTAAGCGCTACAGCAGATGACCTAGTCGACTTAGGTTGCGGACCCACCGGGGGCTTTTTTCCCGCACCTAATTCGTCAGCCAGCGTTATTTATTGCCCCAAGCTTTCAGATGTTCGAAAGCTTTGCTGGTGAGCATGCGGCCACGGGGAGAGCGAACGATCAGTTCGCAGCGCAAGAGAAACGGCTCGACTTCGTCTGACAGAGTGTCGGTGGCCAAGTTCATGGTGTGAGCGACGGAATCGACGCCGACCGGTCCGCCCGAGAAAACACGTAGAATCGTCTCGAGATAGGCCCGGTCTTGCTTATCAAGCCCCAGGATATCGATCCCCGACATCGCCAAGGCAGCCTGTGCCACAGCGACCGTGATTTGGCCGCTCGACTTGGCCTCGGCATAGTCGCGCACCCAGCGCAGCCGATGATTGGCGATGCGCGGTGTGCCGCGGCTGCGGCGGGCAATTTCGATCGCGGCATCGCCGGCGATGTTGCAACTGAGCTTCGCCGCACTGCGGCGGACGATTTCCGTCAGTTCGTCGACCGTATAAAAGCCCAAATGCTCGCGAACCGCAAACCGATCGCGCAAGGGGCTCGAAAGCATACCGGCCCGCGTGGTGGCGCCGATGAGCGTAAACGGCTTCAGCTTCAGGTTAATCGTGCGGGCGTTCACCCCTTCGCCAAGCACAATATCGAGCCGAAAATCTTCCATCGCCGTATAGAGATATTCTTCGACCGGCTTGGGCATCCGGTGGATCTCGTCGATGAACAGCACGCTGTTGGGCTCGAGATTCGTGAGATAAGGAATCAAATCCTTGGGAGCCTTGAGCGCTGGCCCGCTGCTGGTCACCAGCGGCACGTTCAGCTCGCGGGGAATGCAGTTGGCAAAGGTCGTTTTGCCGAGTCCCGGTGGACCGTCGAACAGAATATGCCCCAGCGTATCGCTTCGCTTACGAGCGGCGTCGACGACAATCCGCAGCCGCTCGATCACTTCCTGCTGCCCCACCATGTCGGCCATCCGCTGCGGTCGCAGGTCGCGATCTTCCTCGGGTTCAGGAATCTCGGCCGATAAAATTGCTTCACGAGGCATCGCTGGTTCCGTCCACAAGCTTCCGGCAAACGCGGGGCACAATCCGGCTGCAAACCGAGCCATCAATCGGCTCGATAGTGGCCAGTTGTACCATACCTGGGGCACCGACTCCAAGATAAGACCCGCAGCCACTCGCCGAGCGAATCGAACTGGCGCAAATGTCGACTCGCCAAAATCGTTTAGAAAGCTCCCGTGACACCCGCCAAATGCGGTTTAGCGACGGTTGCTCTGCCCCAAGGGGCGCGTTATGCTCGACTCCCTTGCCCCGCCGCTAGAATAGGTCGCTACACCCTTAGTTGTTTAAACAGCTGTTGTGTGGCAGACTTCCTGCCACTGCATCATCTGCTCTGCAAATACGTCGTCGATCGCCTTCAACCGTCATCCGTTAGTCTCTCCAGCGAGGATTCGGCATGAGTTCCGTGGATACCGCAGCCCCCAGTTCGCTCGAGGCCAAGATTCAAGCAGCCAAGGACAAACTCGACGCGCATGCGTACGAGGTCGTCCAGTTCCATTTTCACGACTCAACGGGCTGCCCGTTCTGGCTGGAAAAGAAACGCGAGTTCAACTTCAATCCACTCACCGAAGTGAAGTGCTACGCCGACATCCAAAAGTTCCCGCTGTTCGAAGACGAGTGGCTGCGTGGCGGTCCGATTCGCCGCTGGGTCCCGAAGGCCTTGGCCGATAAACCGACCTACGTCTTCGAAACTGGCGGAACAACCGGCATTCCGAAGAGCCGCATGGTGATCGAAGACCACTGGATCGACTACGAAAACTTCAGCCACACCTTGCCCGACGAATACTTCCCCAAGGGAAGCAATTGGTTGATGCTCGGCCCCAGCGGACCACGTCGTCTGCGACTCGCCGTCGAACACCTCGCCCAATTCCGTGGCGGCATCTGCTTCTGCATCGATCTCGATCCACGCTGGGTCGTCAAGCTCATCAAAAAGGGCTGGATGGAGCACCTCGAGGAATACAAAAAACACTGTATCGACCAGGCGATCACGATCCTCACGGCTGGCCACGACATCAAGTGCGCCTTCGCCACCCCGAAGCTGCTCGATGCGCTTTGCCAAGAGCTCGAAAATCGGGGCATGAGCCTCAAGGAACTCGGCATCACCG
This window of the Pirellula staleyi DSM 6068 genome carries:
- the ruvB gene encoding Holliday junction branch migration DNA helicase RuvB; this encodes MPREAILSAEIPEPEEDRDLRPQRMADMVGQQEVIERLRIVVDAARKRSDTLGHILFDGPPGLGKTTFANCIPRELNVPLVTSSGPALKAPKDLIPYLTNLEPNSVLFIDEIHRMPKPVEEYLYTAMEDFRLDIVLGEGVNARTINLKLKPFTLIGATTRAGMLSSPLRDRFAVREHLGFYTVDELTEIVRRSAAKLSCNIAGDAAIEIARRSRGTPRIANHRLRWVRDYAEAKSSGQITVAVAQAALAMSGIDILGLDKQDRAYLETILRVFSGGPVGVDSVAHTMNLATDTLSDEVEPFLLRCELIVRSPRGRMLTSKAFEHLKAWGNK